The Dehalobacter sp. genomic sequence GACCGTGCCACGATATCGCCCTACCTGATGAATCGCTTAAAAGAAGATCTGGTCAAGGTGATATCAAATTATATGGTGATTAACGAAGAGGGATTGGAGGTATACCTGAATCAAGATGAGAAGGAAGTCGCGCTGATGGCCAGTGTTCCTGTAAAGAAAATTAGAAGGGACTATATGGAGAGAACACAGTCGATTTCGTGAGTAAACTGCTCAAGTCAAACAAAAAGGAAGCATTAAGCTTCTTTTTTTGTGAACAAGACTTTACATGGGTGTATCGGAACTTGAAGTTTAGGATTGATTTACAACAATTTTAAGACGTAAAGTCCAAGGGTTTTTGGAAACGAATCCAGGAACTCTTCTTATTTTGATGGTTAGCCTCCAACCAGGCCTGTCCCAAAATCGACACCAGTGTCGATTTTGAATGCGCATTCGAATTTGGGACAGGCCATCTATATGAGGTTTGTCACACTCGTAAGCCTGAACGGTTGGAGTTGGGCCAGTATGAAGATTTTCAACGCATTTTACTAAGAAAAAACCCTTTACTTGTCAAGTTATCATTGTGAATGAAGATATCTGTGATATAATCTTGGTTAGCAGTCTATATATGGAGTATTTCAGATATGATAAAGGAAAGAGATTGGAATTCTATCAGAGGTCTCGATCTTGGAATGGTCCTGGCAGTTGTGCTGCTTTTAGGGGCGAGCCTGCTGATCTTAAGCACGGCTTCCATTAATGTTATGGCGTCAGACCCGTATCATTATGTGAAAACTCAGGTGGTCTGGATCGCTACAGGAATTGTTCTTACAGTCATTGTTGCGTTTACTGATTATGAAAACTATAAAAAGATTGGTATCTGGATCTACGCTTTCAATATATTCCTGCTTCTTCTCGTTTTTGCTTTTGGTTCTGAAGCGAAGGGTGCGCAGCGCTGGATACCTATCACCTCTACGCAAAGCATTCAGCCCTCGGAATTTGCCAAAGTGCTGCTGATTGTTACGTTTGCCAGCTTTCTCAATGAGAGGGAAGGAAAGCTGAATAATGTAAAGGATTTTATTCTACCCCTGCTGTTTGTACTGCCGCCTACTTTATTAATATTTCTTCAGCCTGATTTGGGGACTGCGATGGTGTTCGGGGCGATTTTCATTGGAATGATGTTTGTTGCCGGAGCGAATCCGATTAAATTTGGGGCGGTGATTGTCGGCTGCATTGGGGCGGCCGTTGGTGCTGTTGCATTGCACTTAGCCACGAACCTTCCCGGACCGCTGAAATTTCTGGAAGGATTGCCGTTGCCTTTGAAAGATTATCAGATTAACCGGTTTATTGCTTTTCTGGATCCCGCCAAGGATACTTCAGGGGATGGATATCATGTTATTCAGTCGGTTTGGGCCATAGGTTCCGGAGGCATTTGGGGCAAAGGGTACCAGCAAGGCACCCAGGCCCAGTATAATTTTTTACCTGAGCATCATACAGACTTTATTTTTTCAGTTGTGGGCGAGGAATTTGGCTTTATCGGAACATCGATACTGTTGTTTATATTCTGCATCCTGCTTTTGCGGATGGTTACCGTAGCCACCAAATCGAGAGACAGGTACGGGGTACTGATTGTCTCCGGAGTCGTATCAATGATTGTTTTCCATGTTTTCATCAATGTTGGGATGGCTTCAGGAATCATGCCTGTCACCGGAATTCCTCTGCCGTTTATTACTTCCGGCGGCAGCTCGATGTGGGCAAATATGCTCGCGGTCGGGCTGGTCTTAAGCGTAAGTCTCAGAGGAGAACGACGAATGTTCTGACACCTTCAATGACAAAAGTTAACAAGCCATTATTCGAATCTGTAAAGAAATTTGTAAAAGAACATTTTCGTCAGGAAGATGTTCTTTTTTGCGTATTTGTTCATATTCTTTATTAGGGTTGTCTCCCTGAAGGAAAACCTTTATAAGGCGGTGGATGAATGGATCCGTTTGAGCGCTGGGATGACTGGGAATTTGAAAAGGCTGCCCGGGAGATCGGACGTGGTTATAGGGATGATCAGGAATATGTCAGGAGCAACTGGAAAGATCGTCGGACTTATTTTAATGAAAAAACTTCCGGAGGTCTTTTGGCCGGTTGGAACGGCAGTCAGAAAAGAGTACTTCTTTCGGCTTTTTTGTTTTTAACGATTGTTTTCAGTGCCAGCGGAGAGGACCTTGTTTCCAAAGGCGTCTATGCTGTTTATCAAGGCGGTATGAGCAGTGGAAATAT encodes the following:
- the rodA gene encoding rod shape-determining protein RodA codes for the protein MIKERDWNSIRGLDLGMVLAVVLLLGASLLILSTASINVMASDPYHYVKTQVVWIATGIVLTVIVAFTDYENYKKIGIWIYAFNIFLLLLVFAFGSEAKGAQRWIPITSTQSIQPSEFAKVLLIVTFASFLNEREGKLNNVKDFILPLLFVLPPTLLIFLQPDLGTAMVFGAIFIGMMFVAGANPIKFGAVIVGCIGAAVGAVALHLATNLPGPLKFLEGLPLPLKDYQINRFIAFLDPAKDTSGDGYHVIQSVWAIGSGGIWGKGYQQGTQAQYNFLPEHHTDFIFSVVGEEFGFIGTSILLFIFCILLLRMVTVATKSRDRYGVLIVSGVVSMIVFHVFINVGMASGIMPVTGIPLPFITSGGSSMWANMLAVGLVLSVSLRGERRMF
- the minE gene encoding cell division topological specificity factor MinE, which encodes MWELLYRVLGKDNSGSRSQAKDRLRLVLVHDRATISPYLMNRLKEDLVKVISNYMVINEEGLEVYLNQDEKEVALMASVPVKKIRRDYMERTQSIS